A DNA window from Hydrogenophaga taeniospiralis contains the following coding sequences:
- a CDS encoding GH36-type glycosyl hydrolase domain-containing protein, translated as MLDAARGVALEPIRSELFGVARFEQHGRSLGESHRAGRAGFGQATFYPRLQSNIRSLRAAYQYIAHEAHEGHDISPAAEWLFDNFHLIESQLREIREGLPARYYRSLPVLQDAPLVGLPRIYGVAWAFVAHTDSAFDETLLSHFLDAYQDSRELSQGELWALPTTLRVVLVENLRRLADRIASHKAARDLAGLCASRIGELSLGAVTSMRELMEQRGVGDVFLSHLAQSLVGHATAASDSPLAQVRRWLQDVVPDLAALQAQHHAAQAADHLSVGNAVTALRLIGAADWPDIVARTSRVVRVMLRSPVFKAEDDATRDSTLHGIERLSTLSGQGEAAVAQVLLVLMDGASGPAALAGHWLRGEGRATLEQSLGLKHRVAGLWRAFSGFSRTPAYLGAMGVGTLLLVAWLLHRPDWLAAGGPAQLGSVLVGLVMLLPASEAVVAVLNRLIGESVKPAHLPRLLLADGIPPQARVMVVVPALLNHPAGIAQTVHRLQLHHLANPETNAQFALLSDWCDADTEHRPEDQALLSYAQDQLAALNTRHPVAPGRPPRFLLLHRARSPSTTQGQWLGWERKRGKLEQLVAALATGAPGPFFELGELSCMAPHTRYIFTLDSDTQLPPGRLRTLVGVAEHPDNQPRLDASGRRVLQGYGILQPRVVPPLAGEGVRTAWQWLFDGQAGIDPYSAMSSDVYQDLFGEGSFTGKGLLHVATLHAVLGQRLPTEQVLSHDLLEGALVRCAVVTDVTLIEPEPDHADAAASRLHRWARGDWQLLPFLLRSRQWPLGTINRWKLFDNLRRSLVAPACLLLVGLAMAGLGLSLPAALALTVAAYTAGPLMGALAGWVPRHWRLLGQRYAVAASQDLLRALGGGLWHLALLPQQAVLALDAVLRTLHRLLVSRRHLLEWTTAEAAQAGLGTGLLPTLWRHRAEPLAALTLAGLLWLFVPAPGALALAVLGLWALAPLLVWLGNTPRARRPALAAADRELLEGVARDTWRLFERCVDADNHHLPPDNLQTMPYEMVAHRTSPTNIGLYLLSTACARQFGWIGTQDLLTRLEATLATLLQMERHRGHFLNWYDTRTLQPLPPRYVSTVDSGNLSAHLLTVAQACIELAHEPHAAQPGAEALRLSLQRLRPRLALLQTLLHRPLEQTAIGRLLETPMPEPCEAAACAAFFALLQEASHELGGLTQARNPAIVSHVTTPQDELVWLLRDHLATLHSAGQDAAAMGAGSCERTTGRLRELAAALEALAWAPDFHFLYNPKRHLLHIGYRLEEQQLDASFYDLLASESRSTSLLAIAKGELPVRHWAALGRPFFASGRRAVLRSWSGSMFEYLMPSLVVAEPRGSALREAGRSALQEQMAFVDGTAMPWGISESAYAGQDHTLAYQYAPQGVPRLALRRTPVAERVIAPYATVLATQVDPALACDNLRRLDALTARGRYGFFEALDYTPARQIHGERFTVVHTFMAHHQGMSLVALANVLRGGVAQRWGMAHPRMEAVGSLLHERAPRELPVLQAPLRLPLQALQSRTPDHIRTLIPGAQALEPTHLLGNGRYSVTLRANGAGWSRWGQTGITRWRDDALRDACGSFVYLRLDAEGAPVSVTQHPAPDPHAVYSCRFHTDRVCFDAVWPELRINTTVWVSPEDDIELRKVVLSNLSDQPIELELISAFDVTLASHAADEAHPAFSNLFVKTDWLPEQQALRCVRAPRLVTESAMQAAHFVADTEGEVLGLRCQTDRLRWLGRHHTAGQPLAQMDPVPLEAGALETGLDPVAALGVRLRIAPGAQAIVTFATAASDDAATLRAVIDKYRQPSYVARSSVMSATLAGISAVPHRPRTDYLPALHALTTALVLTLPRIDPPLPGLANAPPHGSDRRLLWPLAISGDRPLLLVHAGAPQGLGLLRVLAQVLREWSRAGVACDVVVLSHEAHSYHMPLQRELTLLLEQHAADLQTRPGPAVTGLHLLRADELSTEQIGTLRHLARVQLQADGQALLHQVRGWCDCHETPVARPWRGEPAVPDPVPLRLGETAAAPAEGVFAHDIGAFAFEASATQTPPRPWCNVLANPGFGALVSESGGGNTWAGNSRLNQLTAWANDPVGDPPSECFLLQDRRTREVWSVAPSAWAAEGIGYQVVHGQGLTTISHRRGALAVSVSWCVDPDTAVKQVRIRLANHGNGKAHLRITGLVEWMMGEKRSDRGSLLCKPYFVSPPGAGLIGLLCTQTEAAGGFGEGTAFFCESHEGVDDPEGMDWTCDRRAFFDRRGQLVLPQRLGQRSGFGLDPCAALSRPVTLRPGASLDQVFLIGYAPSPEAARTLMRQATASNARERERRTSARWDALLGTTQVATPDPLFDTLVNHWLLYQTVSSRLWAKAGFYQAGGATGYRDQLQDAMALVGADPAILRAQIVLCASRQFGAGDVQHWWHAPGGAGVRTHFSDDLLWLPYATTHYLQATGDTALLDETAPFLDGAPLPEGAEDRYDTPGISAETASVYEHGARAIDRSLPVGAHGLPLMGSGDWNDGMNRVGSEGRGESVWLAWFLCGIVNDWLPLARARGERDRARAWEAALAGWRVALGSEAWDGAWFKRAFFDDGSPLGSALQAEARIDLIAQAWSVLSGQTSPERQRLAMDAVEAQLVDREHGLIRLLDPPLQHASPSAGYIQAYPPGVRENGGQYAHAGVWALMAAAALAQREPGNAAAQDTPYRYFTYLSPAHRAAHAHWGPRYGVEPYVMAADVYSQPPYEGRGGWSWYTGAAGWLHRAALGSILGLQIGAEDLCFTPCLPTHWPRAELTLVRNGRHMRFVLVRGDPLAALAACTEPHARLLGVGEPLRWTDLPQNSCCVVPLPPAA; from the coding sequence ATGCTTGACGCGGCGCGCGGCGTCGCACTCGAACCGATCCGCTCCGAGCTCTTTGGCGTGGCCCGCTTCGAGCAACACGGCCGCAGCCTGGGCGAGTCGCACCGGGCCGGGCGCGCGGGCTTCGGCCAGGCCACCTTCTACCCGCGCCTGCAGAGCAACATCCGCAGCCTGCGGGCGGCCTACCAGTACATCGCGCACGAGGCCCACGAAGGGCACGACATCAGCCCCGCGGCCGAATGGCTGTTTGACAACTTCCACCTGATCGAAAGCCAGCTGCGGGAAATCCGCGAAGGCCTGCCGGCGCGCTACTACCGTTCGCTGCCGGTGCTGCAGGACGCCCCGCTGGTGGGACTGCCGCGTATCTACGGCGTGGCCTGGGCCTTTGTCGCGCACACCGACAGCGCCTTCGACGAAACCCTGCTGAGCCACTTTCTGGACGCCTACCAGGACTCGCGCGAACTCAGCCAGGGCGAGCTGTGGGCGCTGCCCACCACGCTGCGGGTGGTGCTGGTGGAAAACCTGCGCCGCCTGGCCGACCGCATCGCCAGCCACAAGGCCGCGCGCGACCTCGCCGGCCTGTGTGCCAGCCGCATCGGCGAGCTCTCGCTGGGGGCGGTCACGTCGATGCGCGAGCTCATGGAGCAGCGGGGCGTGGGCGATGTCTTTCTGTCGCACCTGGCGCAGAGCCTGGTGGGGCACGCCACCGCCGCCAGCGACTCGCCCCTGGCGCAGGTGCGCCGCTGGCTGCAGGACGTGGTGCCCGACCTGGCCGCGCTGCAGGCCCAGCACCACGCCGCCCAGGCCGCCGACCACCTGAGCGTGGGCAACGCCGTGACCGCGCTGCGCCTGATCGGCGCGGCCGACTGGCCCGACATCGTGGCGCGCACCAGCCGCGTGGTCCGCGTGATGCTGCGCTCGCCGGTGTTCAAGGCCGAGGACGACGCCACGCGCGACAGCACGCTGCACGGCATCGAGCGCCTGTCCACCCTGAGCGGGCAGGGCGAGGCCGCCGTGGCCCAGGTGCTGCTGGTGCTGATGGACGGCGCCAGCGGCCCCGCCGCGCTGGCCGGCCACTGGCTGCGCGGCGAAGGCCGCGCCACGCTGGAACAGTCTCTCGGCCTCAAGCACCGGGTGGCGGGCCTGTGGCGCGCGTTCAGCGGGTTCTCGCGCACGCCCGCCTACCTGGGCGCCATGGGGGTGGGCACGCTGCTGCTGGTGGCCTGGCTGCTGCACCGGCCCGACTGGCTGGCCGCGGGCGGGCCGGCCCAGCTCGGCAGCGTGCTGGTGGGCCTGGTGATGCTGCTGCCCGCGTCCGAGGCCGTGGTGGCCGTGCTCAACCGCCTGATCGGCGAATCGGTGAAACCCGCGCACCTGCCGCGCCTGCTGCTGGCCGATGGCATCCCGCCGCAGGCCCGTGTGATGGTGGTGGTGCCGGCCCTGTTGAACCACCCGGCCGGCATCGCGCAGACGGTGCACCGGCTGCAGCTGCACCACCTGGCCAACCCCGAAACCAACGCCCAGTTCGCCCTGCTCAGCGACTGGTGCGATGCCGACACCGAACACCGGCCCGAAGACCAGGCCCTGCTGTCGTACGCGCAAGACCAGCTCGCCGCGCTCAACACGCGCCACCCGGTGGCGCCGGGCCGCCCGCCGCGTTTCCTGCTGCTGCACCGCGCGCGCAGCCCGAGCACCACGCAAGGCCAGTGGCTGGGCTGGGAGCGCAAGCGCGGCAAACTGGAGCAGCTGGTGGCCGCGCTGGCCACCGGAGCGCCCGGGCCCTTCTTCGAGCTCGGTGAACTCTCGTGCATGGCGCCGCACACGCGCTACATCTTCACGCTCGACAGCGACACCCAACTGCCGCCGGGCCGCCTGCGCACCCTGGTGGGCGTGGCCGAACACCCGGACAACCAGCCCCGGCTGGACGCCAGCGGGCGGCGCGTGCTGCAGGGCTACGGCATCCTGCAGCCGCGCGTGGTGCCGCCGCTGGCGGGGGAGGGCGTGCGCACCGCCTGGCAATGGCTGTTCGACGGCCAGGCCGGCATCGACCCCTACAGCGCCATGAGCTCGGACGTGTACCAGGACCTGTTTGGCGAAGGCAGCTTCACCGGCAAGGGGCTGCTGCACGTGGCCACGCTGCACGCCGTGCTGGGCCAGCGCCTGCCGACCGAGCAGGTGCTCAGCCACGACCTGCTCGAAGGTGCCCTGGTGCGCTGCGCCGTGGTGACCGACGTGACCCTGATCGAGCCCGAGCCCGACCACGCCGACGCCGCCGCCTCGCGCCTGCACCGCTGGGCCCGCGGCGACTGGCAGCTGCTGCCCTTCCTGCTGCGGTCCCGCCAGTGGCCGCTGGGCACCATCAACCGCTGGAAGCTGTTTGACAACCTGCGCCGCTCGCTGGTGGCGCCGGCCTGCCTGCTGCTCGTCGGCCTGGCCATGGCGGGCCTGGGCCTGTCGCTGCCCGCCGCGTTGGCGCTGACCGTGGCCGCCTACACCGCCGGCCCGCTCATGGGCGCGCTGGCGGGCTGGGTGCCGCGCCACTGGCGCCTTCTGGGCCAGCGGTATGCGGTCGCCGCGTCGCAGGACCTGCTGCGCGCGTTGGGTGGCGGGCTCTGGCACCTGGCGCTGCTGCCGCAGCAGGCGGTGCTCGCGCTCGACGCCGTGCTGCGAACCCTGCACCGCCTGCTGGTGAGCCGGCGCCACCTGCTCGAATGGACCACCGCCGAAGCGGCCCAGGCCGGCCTGGGCACCGGCCTGCTGCCCACCCTGTGGCGCCACCGCGCCGAGCCGCTGGCCGCGCTCACCCTGGCGGGCCTGCTGTGGCTGTTCGTGCCGGCCCCCGGCGCGCTGGCGCTGGCCGTGCTCGGGCTGTGGGCGCTCGCGCCGCTGCTGGTGTGGCTGGGCAACACCCCGCGGGCACGCCGCCCCGCGCTGGCGGCGGCCGACCGCGAGCTGCTCGAAGGCGTGGCGCGCGACACCTGGCGCCTGTTCGAGCGCTGCGTGGACGCCGACAACCACCACCTGCCGCCCGACAACCTGCAGACCATGCCCTACGAGATGGTGGCGCACCGCACCTCGCCCACCAACATCGGCCTGTATCTGCTGAGCACCGCCTGCGCGCGCCAGTTCGGCTGGATCGGCACGCAGGACCTGCTCACCCGGCTGGAAGCCACGCTCGCCACCTTGCTGCAGATGGAGCGCCACCGCGGCCATTTTCTGAACTGGTACGACACCCGCACCCTGCAGCCGCTGCCGCCGCGCTACGTGTCCACGGTGGACAGCGGCAACCTCAGCGCGCACCTGCTCACCGTGGCCCAGGCCTGTATCGAGCTGGCCCACGAGCCACACGCCGCACAGCCCGGCGCCGAGGCGCTGCGCCTGTCGCTCCAGCGGCTGCGGCCGCGCCTGGCCCTGCTGCAGACCCTGCTGCACCGGCCCCTGGAGCAGACCGCCATCGGCCGGCTGCTGGAAACCCCCATGCCCGAGCCCTGCGAGGCCGCGGCCTGCGCCGCCTTCTTCGCGCTGCTGCAGGAAGCCAGCCACGAGCTGGGCGGCCTCACGCAGGCGCGCAACCCGGCCATCGTCAGCCACGTCACCACGCCGCAGGACGAACTGGTCTGGCTGCTGAGGGACCACCTCGCCACGCTGCACTCGGCCGGCCAGGACGCCGCCGCGATGGGCGCGGGCAGCTGCGAGCGCACCACCGGGCGCCTGCGCGAACTCGCCGCCGCGCTGGAGGCCCTGGCCTGGGCGCCGGACTTCCACTTTCTCTACAACCCCAAGCGCCACCTGCTGCACATCGGCTACCGGCTCGAAGAGCAGCAGCTCGACGCCAGCTTCTACGACCTGCTGGCCTCGGAATCGCGCAGCACCAGCCTGCTGGCCATTGCCAAGGGCGAGCTGCCGGTGCGCCACTGGGCGGCGCTGGGCCGGCCGTTTTTTGCCAGCGGGCGGCGCGCCGTGCTGCGTTCCTGGTCGGGCTCGATGTTCGAGTACCTGATGCCCTCGCTGGTGGTCGCCGAACCGCGCGGCAGCGCGCTGCGCGAAGCCGGGCGCTCGGCCTTGCAGGAGCAGATGGCTTTCGTGGACGGCACGGCCATGCCCTGGGGCATTTCCGAGAGCGCCTACGCCGGGCAGGACCACACCCTGGCCTACCAATACGCGCCGCAGGGTGTGCCGCGCCTGGCGCTGCGCCGCACCCCGGTGGCCGAACGCGTGATCGCGCCCTATGCCACCGTGCTCGCCACCCAGGTGGATCCGGCGCTGGCCTGCGACAACCTGCGGCGCCTGGACGCGCTGACCGCGCGCGGGCGCTACGGCTTTTTCGAAGCGCTGGATTACACCCCCGCGCGGCAGATCCACGGCGAACGCTTCACCGTGGTCCACACCTTCATGGCGCACCACCAGGGCATGAGTCTGGTGGCGCTGGCCAACGTGCTGCGCGGTGGCGTGGCGCAACGCTGGGGCATGGCGCATCCGCGCATGGAGGCGGTGGGCTCGCTGCTGCACGAGCGCGCGCCGCGCGAGCTGCCCGTGCTGCAGGCGCCGCTGCGGTTGCCGCTGCAGGCCCTGCAGAGCCGCACGCCGGACCACATCCGCACGCTGATCCCGGGCGCGCAGGCGCTGGAGCCCACCCACCTGCTGGGCAACGGGCGCTACAGCGTCACGCTGCGCGCCAACGGCGCGGGCTGGAGCCGCTGGGGCCAGACCGGCATCACGCGCTGGCGCGACGACGCGCTGCGCGACGCCTGCGGCAGCTTCGTCTACCTGCGCCTGGACGCGGAGGGTGCCCCGGTGTCGGTCACGCAACACCCCGCGCCCGACCCGCACGCGGTCTACAGCTGCCGCTTCCACACCGACCGCGTGTGTTTCGATGCGGTCTGGCCCGAGCTGCGGATCAACACCACGGTCTGGGTCAGCCCGGAAGACGACATCGAACTGCGCAAGGTGGTGCTGTCCAACCTGAGCGATCAGCCCATCGAGCTGGAACTGATCTCGGCCTTCGACGTGACCCTGGCCAGCCACGCCGCCGACGAGGCGCACCCGGCGTTTTCCAACCTGTTCGTCAAGACCGACTGGCTGCCCGAGCAGCAGGCGCTGCGCTGCGTGCGCGCGCCGCGCCTGGTGACTGAAAGCGCGATGCAGGCCGCGCATTTCGTGGCCGACACCGAGGGCGAGGTGCTGGGGCTGCGCTGCCAGACCGACCGCCTGCGCTGGCTCGGCCGCCACCACACGGCGGGCCAGCCGCTGGCGCAGATGGACCCGGTGCCGCTGGAGGCCGGCGCGCTCGAAACCGGCCTGGACCCGGTGGCCGCGCTCGGGGTGCGGCTGCGCATCGCGCCGGGCGCGCAGGCCATCGTGACCTTTGCCACCGCCGCCAGCGACGATGCGGCCACGCTGCGCGCCGTGATCGACAAGTACCGCCAGCCCAGCTACGTGGCGCGTTCCTCGGTGATGTCGGCCACGCTGGCCGGCATCTCGGCGGTGCCGCACCGCCCGCGCACCGACTACCTGCCCGCGCTGCACGCCCTGACCACCGCCCTGGTGCTGACGCTGCCCAGGATCGACCCGCCGCTGCCCGGCCTCGCGAACGCGCCGCCGCATGGCAGCGACCGGCGCCTGCTCTGGCCGCTGGCGATCTCGGGCGACCGGCCGCTGCTGCTGGTGCACGCCGGGGCGCCGCAGGGGCTGGGCCTGCTGCGCGTGCTGGCGCAGGTGCTGCGCGAGTGGTCGCGCGCCGGTGTGGCCTGCGATGTGGTGGTGCTCAGCCACGAGGCGCACTCGTACCACATGCCGCTGCAGCGCGAGCTCACCCTGCTGCTCGAACAGCACGCGGCCGACCTGCAGACCCGCCCCGGCCCGGCCGTGACCGGCCTGCACCTGCTGCGGGCCGACGAACTCTCCACCGAACAGATCGGCACGCTGCGCCACCTGGCGCGCGTGCAGCTGCAGGCCGACGGCCAGGCCCTGCTGCATCAGGTGCGCGGCTGGTGCGACTGCCACGAAACGCCGGTGGCGCGCCCCTGGCGCGGTGAGCCCGCGGTGCCGGACCCGGTGCCGCTGCGCCTGGGCGAAACCGCGGCCGCACCGGCCGAGGGCGTGTTCGCGCATGACATCGGCGCCTTCGCCTTCGAGGCGAGCGCCACGCAGACACCGCCGCGGCCCTGGTGCAACGTGCTGGCCAACCCCGGCTTCGGCGCGCTGGTCTCCGAAAGCGGTGGCGGCAACACCTGGGCGGGCAACAGCCGCCTGAACCAGCTCACCGCCTGGGCCAACGACCCGGTCGGAGACCCACCGTCCGAGTGTTTCCTGCTGCAGGATCGCCGCACGCGCGAGGTCTGGAGCGTGGCCCCCTCGGCCTGGGCGGCCGAGGGCATCGGCTACCAGGTGGTGCACGGCCAGGGGCTCACCACCATCAGCCACCGGCGTGGTGCGCTGGCCGTGTCGGTCAGCTGGTGTGTCGACCCCGACACCGCGGTCAAGCAGGTGCGCATCCGGCTGGCCAACCACGGCAACGGCAAGGCCCACCTGCGCATCACCGGCCTGGTGGAGTGGATGATGGGCGAGAAGCGCAGCGACCGCGGCAGCCTGCTCTGCAAGCCGTATTTCGTGAGCCCGCCCGGCGCCGGCCTGATCGGGCTGCTCTGCACCCAGACCGAGGCGGCGGGAGGTTTCGGCGAGGGCACCGCCTTCTTCTGCGAGTCGCACGAGGGCGTGGACGACCCCGAGGGCATGGACTGGACCTGCGACCGCCGCGCCTTCTTCGACCGCCGGGGCCAGCTGGTGCTGCCGCAGCGCCTGGGGCAGCGCAGCGGCTTCGGGCTGGACCCGTGTGCGGCGCTGTCGCGGCCGGTCACGCTGCGCCCCGGCGCGTCGCTCGATCAGGTCTTTCTGATCGGCTACGCTCCCAGCCCCGAGGCGGCGCGCACCCTCATGCGCCAGGCCACCGCCAGCAACGCCCGCGAGCGCGAGCGCCGCACTTCGGCGCGCTGGGACGCGCTGCTGGGCACGACCCAGGTGGCCACGCCCGACCCGCTGTTCGACACCCTGGTCAACCACTGGCTGCTCTACCAGACCGTGTCCTCGCGCCTGTGGGCCAAGGCCGGTTTCTACCAGGCCGGCGGCGCCACCGGCTACCGCGACCAGTTGCAGGACGCGATGGCCCTGGTGGGGGCCGACCCGGCCATCTTGCGCGCGCAGATCGTGCTCTGCGCCTCGCGCCAGTTTGGGGCCGGCGACGTGCAGCACTGGTGGCACGCGCCGGGCGGCGCCGGCGTGCGTACGCATTTTTCAGACGACCTGCTGTGGCTGCCCTACGCCACCACGCACTACCTGCAGGCCACCGGCGACACCGCCCTGCTGGACGAGACCGCGCCCTTTCTCGACGGCGCGCCCTTGCCCGAGGGCGCGGAAGACCGTTACGACACGCCCGGCATTAGCGCCGAAACCGCCAGCGTCTACGAGCACGGCGCGCGCGCCATTGACCGCAGCCTGCCGGTGGGCGCCCACGGCCTGCCGCTGATGGGCAGCGGCGACTGGAACGACGGCATGAACCGCGTCGGCAGCGAAGGGCGGGGCGAGTCGGTCTGGCTGGCCTGGTTCCTGTGCGGCATCGTGAACGACTGGCTGCCGCTGGCGCGCGCACGCGGCGAACGCGACCGGGCGCGCGCCTGGGAAGCCGCGCTGGCCGGCTGGCGCGTTGCGCTGGGCAGCGAGGCCTGGGACGGCGCCTGGTTCAAGCGCGCCTTCTTCGACGACGGCAGCCCGCTCGGCTCGGCCCTCCAGGCCGAAGCCCGCATCGACCTGATCGCCCAGGCCTGGAGCGTGCTCTCGGGCCAGACCTCGCCCGAGCGCCAGCGCCTGGCGATGGACGCGGTGGAGGCCCAGCTGGTGGACCGGGAGCACGGCCTGATCCGCCTGCTCGACCCGCCACTGCAACACGCCAGCCCCAGCGCCGGTTACATCCAGGCCTACCCGCCGGGCGTGCGCGAAAACGGCGGGCAGTACGCCCACGCCGGCGTCTGGGCGCTGATGGCCGCGGCCGCCCTGGCGCAGCGCGAGCCGGGCAACGCCGCCGCCCAGGACACGCCCTACCGCTACTTCACCTACCTGAGCCCGGCCCACCGCGCGGCGCACGCCCACTGGGGGCCGCGCTACGGCGTGGAGCCCTATGTGATGGCGGCCGACGTCTACAGCCAGCCGCCCTACGAGGGCCGCGGCGGCTGGAGCTGGTACACGGGTGCCGCGGGCTGGCTGCACCGGGCCGCGCTGGGGTCCATCCTGGGCCTGCAGATCGGCGCCGAGGACCTGTGCTTCACCCCCTGTTTGCCCACGCACTGGCCACGGGCCGAGCTGACGCTGGTGCGCAACGGTCGCCACATGCGCTTCGTGCTGGTGCGCGGCGACCCGCTGGCGGCCCTGGCCGCCTGCACCGAACCCCATGCCCGTTTGCTGGGGGTGGGCGAGCCCCTGCGCTGGACCGATCTGCCGCAAAACAGCTGTTGCGTCGTGCCGCTGCCGCCCGCCGCCTGA
- a CDS encoding Crp/Fnr family transcriptional regulator, whose amino-acid sequence MDTAPDQSANDLLASMPAPEWQRVAPLLEAVDLPLGLVLYESGSKMSHVYFPTNAIVSLLYVMENGASAEIAVVGREGLVGIALFMGGETTPSRAVVQSAGKGYRLRAADIKDEFNRSGPVLHLLLRYTQALITQMAQTAVCNRHHSLDQQLCRWLLLSLDRLSGNELVMTQELIANMLGVRREGVTEAALKLQKLGMIRYARGHITVLDRDALEERVCECYAVVKNEYDRLLPHRMAV is encoded by the coding sequence ATGGATACTGCACCGGACCAGTCGGCCAACGACTTGCTGGCCTCGATGCCCGCGCCCGAGTGGCAACGCGTGGCGCCCCTGCTGGAGGCGGTGGACCTGCCGCTGGGCCTGGTGCTGTACGAGTCGGGCAGCAAGATGAGCCACGTGTACTTCCCCACCAACGCCATCGTCTCGCTGCTGTACGTGATGGAAAACGGCGCCTCGGCCGAAATCGCGGTGGTGGGCAGGGAGGGGCTGGTGGGCATTGCGCTCTTCATGGGTGGCGAGACCACACCCAGCCGCGCCGTGGTGCAGAGCGCGGGCAAGGGCTACCGCCTGCGCGCGGCCGACATCAAGGACGAGTTCAACCGCTCCGGGCCGGTGCTGCACCTGCTGCTGCGCTACACCCAGGCGCTCATCACCCAGATGGCGCAGACGGCGGTGTGCAACCGCCACCACTCGCTGGACCAGCAGCTGTGCCGCTGGCTGTTGCTGAGCCTGGACCGCCTGAGCGGCAACGAGCTGGTGATGACGCAGGAACTGATCGCCAACATGCTCGGCGTGCGCCGCGAGGGCGTGACCGAAGCGGCGCTCAAGCTGCAGAAGCTGGGCATGATCCGCTACGCCCGCGGGCACATCACGGTGCTTGATCGCGACGCGCTCGAAGAACGCGTCTGCGAGTGTTATGCCGTGGTCAAGAACGAGTACGACCGGCTGCTGCCTCACCGCATGGCGGTGTGA
- a CDS encoding hemerythrin domain-containing protein produces the protein MRPKAGLRARDALDQLRLDYEVIRKLLREYDGLRLVEGCAPARKAEIVDRLCDALSLNAQIEEEIFYPVVRPVLGCNVRAQAALWDHTPLRHLIARLDEMDPADPAYDGTVIDLGDCVLARIEEARAVLFVEVRVVGLDTAALGEQMARWRRAQQQQDLTLVGLPQAPAVPAPGWPLDCRLTLA, from the coding sequence ATGCGGCCCAAAGCCGGCTTGCGCGCCCGCGACGCCCTCGACCAGTTGCGGCTGGACTACGAGGTGATCCGAAAACTGCTGCGCGAATACGACGGCCTGCGTCTGGTGGAAGGTTGTGCCCCCGCGCGCAAGGCCGAGATCGTGGACCGGCTGTGCGACGCGCTGAGCCTGAACGCGCAGATCGAAGAAGAGATCTTCTACCCGGTGGTGCGTCCGGTGCTGGGCTGCAATGTCCGTGCGCAGGCCGCGCTGTGGGACCACACCCCGCTGCGCCACCTGATCGCGCGGCTCGATGAAATGGACCCCGCCGACCCCGCCTACGACGGCACCGTGATCGACCTCGGCGACTGCGTGCTCGCGCGCATCGAAGAGGCCCGGGCGGTGCTGTTCGTGGAGGTGCGCGTGGTGGGGCTGGACACCGCCGCGCTGGGCGAGCAGATGGCCCGCTGGCGCCGCGCGCAGCAACAGCAGGACCTCACCCTGGTCGGCCTGCCGCAGGCCCCCGCCGTGCCGGCGCCAGGCTGGCCGCTGGACTGCCGCTTGACGCTGGCGTGA
- a CDS encoding outer membrane beta-barrel protein, with translation MKSKSVLHLLGLAGMATFLASSAYAQDTSHFYGGGSVGQSRTELDAPRTTGILLPGVNTSGTASDEKDTAFKIFGGYQFNRNLAIEGGYFDLGKNRFTTNTAPFGTLSGETRVHGMNLDLVGTMPLTERFSALARVGAQHAWSEDRFSGTGAGAGISSRSKHNDTNYKVGLGVQYEMSSSVWVRGELERYRLKNATGHRTNTDVVSVSLVFPFGRAPAAQVAAAPVYVAPAPMPAPVAAAPMPAPVAVAPAPQRVSFSADTLFGFDKATVRPEGKAELDKFSNQLGGTRYQSISVEGHTDRLGSTAYNQTLSDERAASVKNYLVSNGKVDPALISAVGKSESQPVTAAGDCSDKQSRAQLINCLQPDRRVEVEVNGTR, from the coding sequence ATGAAATCAAAGTCCGTCCTCCACCTGCTCGGCCTCGCCGGCATGGCCACCTTCCTGGCATCGTCGGCGTACGCGCAGGACACCAGCCACTTCTACGGCGGTGGCTCGGTGGGCCAGTCGCGCACGGAGCTCGACGCCCCGCGCACCACCGGCATCCTGCTGCCCGGCGTCAACACCTCGGGCACCGCCAGCGACGAAAAGGACACCGCTTTCAAGATCTTTGGCGGCTACCAGTTCAACCGCAACCTCGCCATCGAGGGTGGCTATTTCGACCTGGGCAAGAACCGCTTCACCACCAACACCGCGCCCTTCGGCACGCTGTCCGGTGAAACCCGGGTCCATGGCATGAACCTGGATCTGGTGGGCACCATGCCGCTGACCGAGCGCTTCTCGGCCTTGGCCCGCGTGGGCGCGCAACACGCCTGGTCCGAAGACCGCTTCAGCGGCACCGGCGCGGGCGCGGGCATCTCCTCGCGCAGCAAACACAACGACACCAACTACAAGGTCGGCCTGGGCGTGCAATACGAGATGTCGTCCTCGGTGTGGGTCCGCGGCGAGTTGGAGCGCTACCGCCTGAAGAACGCCACCGGCCACCGCACCAACACCGACGTCGTCTCGGTCAGCCTGGTGTTCCCGTTCGGCCGTGCGCCCGCTGCTCAGGTGGCCGCGGCCCCGGTCTATGTGGCGCCCGCCCCGATGCCGGCACCGGTGGCGGCGGCCCCCATGCCCGCCCCCGTGGCGGTGGCCCCCGCGCCCCAGCGCGTGAGCTTCTCGGCCGACACGCTGTTCGGCTTTGACAAGGCCACCGTGCGCCCCGAAGGCAAGGCCGAACTGGACAAGTTCAGCAACCAGCTCGGCGGCACCCGCTACCAGTCGATCAGCGTCGAGGGCCACACCGACCGCCTGGGCTCCACCGCCTACAACCAGACCCTGTCCGACGAGCGGGCCGCCTCGGTCAAGAACTACCTCGTGAGCAACGGCAAGGTGGACCCGGCCCTGATCAGCGCCGTGGGCAAGAGCGAGAGCCAGCCCGTGACCGCCGCGGGCGATTGTTCCGACAAACAGTCGCGCGCCCAGTTGATCAATTGCCTGCAGCCCGACCGCCGCGTGGAAGTGGAAGTCAACGGCACCCGTTGA